The Erwinia sp. SLM-02 genome includes the window AGCGAACTTACTGGACGTTTTTTGTCACTATAAAGTAACTTTATAACGCAGAGGGTGCTTTACCCAAACCGTGCCAAAGATGTTAGGTCTATCAACAAGCTACATCGTACCTTCTACCCTACTCCCTGAACTTCCTCTCAATCTCTTCCAGCGACAGCCCGCGCGTTTCCGGCAAATACTTAAACAGCAGCACCAGCATCACCACATTACACAGCGCAAACACGCCGAAGGTTGAGCCGCCGCCCCAGGCGTTGAGCATAATCGGGAACAGCGACTGGATAATAAAGTCGAAGCCGAACAGGCCAAATACCGCAATGCCCATCCCCAGCCCGCGTATCCGCAGCGGATAGATTTCCGAGAGCATCAGCCAGAATACCGGCGCAATCCAGCCCTGCATAAACACCAGGAACAGCGACATCAGCGCCAGAATAATGTAGCTGGCACCGGCAAAGTTACCCTGCAGTATGCTCACCCCGTTATGTTCTTCGTAGTGGAAGCAGAGTTTGAACGCCAGGCCAATCATCACCAGCACCAGCGTCACGGCAATCTGGCCGCTGAGGAACATTTTGCGCCGGGGAATTTTGCCGATAATCGCCATGCCCAGCACGGTGGCGATAATCGATATCAGCCCATTGGCAACGGCGGCGGTAACGGCGGCGGCATCGCCCAGTCCGGTCGATTTCAGCACGCTCGGTGCGTAATACATGATGGTATTAACCCCGGTAACGCGCGTCGCCAGCACGATCATCAGGCCAGTCAGGATCAGCTTAATCACCCATTTCTTGCTCAGCTCCTCGCGAATACTCGGCCCGCTGGCATCCAGCGCGATAATCTGGCGGATATCAGCAATCTCTTTCTCCACCTCTTCCGGCTGGCGCACCATCGACAGCACCCTGCGCGCCTCTTTCTCTTTGCCGCGCTGCAGGAAGAATCGCGGTGACTCCGGCATCATCATCATCCCGAACCACAGCAGCACGCCGGGGATCGCCGGGATAGCCAGCATAATGCGCCAGTTGTGGCTCAGTTCCGGATACGCGTTGACGATCCCGGCGTTCACCGAGTAGGCCAGGAACTGGCCGGTCACGATCATCAGCTCGTTAACCGTCACCAGCCGTTCTCGCTGGTTGGCCGGGGCCAGTTCAGCAATATAGACCGGCACGGTCACCGAGGCGCAGCCCACGGCCAGCCCGAGAATAAAGCGCGCCGCCAGCATGGAGGGAACGTCCCAGGCCACCGCCGTTGCCAGCGCGCCGAAGATAAAGATAATCGCCACCCACAGCAGATTTTTCCTGCGTCCCTGGCGGTCGGACAGCATGCCGCCGAACAGCGAGCCAAACGCCGCACCGAACAGCAGCGAAGAGGTAATGAACCCTTCCGCTGCCGGGCTAAGCCCCAGATCGCGGTTCATAAACAGTAAGGCACCGGAAATCACCCCGGTATCGTAGCCAAAACATAAACCGCCAATCGTCGACACCAGCGTAATGCGTTTTATATTTTTCCCGGAGGATTGATCCTGCACGGCTGTATTCTGTCGAGCCAGTTTTTCTTCCATCGTGATTATCTCATCCTGGTAGTCAGATAATATCAGGCAGCGTATTGAGGTAATTAATGGCTGCCTGTTTTCAGGTACAAACACCAACGTCAATAAGTCGTTTTTAAACGCCGCACACCCCTGCGTCGTTTGTTCTATTATTAATCACGAATGAAATTTATATTCCAATGCCGGAAGTTGCTCTGCAACGGATAGCCGTGAAGAGCTGTGAGGCCTTTCACAAAGATCGGCGTTGTGTACAAAAAATCGCCAAATCCACTAAAAACACAATGCCTTG containing:
- a CDS encoding sugar porter family MFS transporter, which codes for MEEKLARQNTAVQDQSSGKNIKRITLVSTIGGLCFGYDTGVISGALLFMNRDLGLSPAAEGFITSSLLFGAAFGSLFGGMLSDRQGRRKNLLWVAIIFIFGALATAVAWDVPSMLAARFILGLAVGCASVTVPVYIAELAPANQRERLVTVNELMIVTGQFLAYSVNAGIVNAYPELSHNWRIMLAIPAIPGVLLWFGMMMMPESPRFFLQRGKEKEARRVLSMVRQPEEVEKEIADIRQIIALDASGPSIREELSKKWVIKLILTGLMIVLATRVTGVNTIMYYAPSVLKSTGLGDAAAVTAAVANGLISIIATVLGMAIIGKIPRRKMFLSGQIAVTLVLVMIGLAFKLCFHYEEHNGVSILQGNFAGASYIILALMSLFLVFMQGWIAPVFWLMLSEIYPLRIRGLGMGIAVFGLFGFDFIIQSLFPIMLNAWGGGSTFGVFALCNVVMLVLLFKYLPETRGLSLEEIERKFRE